A window of the Lysinibacillus irui genome harbors these coding sequences:
- a CDS encoding DNA alkylation repair protein: MDAEMVMQELEALGKERTKKMYMSNGAHEPLFGVATGAMKPIAKKIKIDQALAEELYATGNYDAMYFAGVIADPKAMTAEDFDRWMDSAYFYMLSDYVVAVTLAEAPIAQEVADAWIASGEELKMSAGWSCYCWLLGNRKDNEFSESKLANMLEVVKTTIHNAPERTKSAMNNFLYTVAISYVPLHDLAVETAQAIGPVEMKRDNKKSTTLHAYENIQKEVERGRVGFKRKYVRC; this comes from the coding sequence ATGGATGCAGAAATGGTGATGCAGGAGCTAGAGGCTCTAGGCAAGGAACGTACGAAAAAAATGTATATGTCGAATGGTGCGCATGAGCCACTGTTTGGCGTAGCAACAGGTGCTATGAAGCCTATCGCGAAGAAAATAAAAATTGATCAGGCTTTAGCGGAGGAGCTCTATGCTACAGGCAATTATGATGCGATGTATTTTGCTGGGGTTATTGCCGATCCAAAGGCAATGACTGCAGAAGATTTTGATCGCTGGATGGATTCCGCTTATTTTTATATGCTGTCTGATTATGTCGTAGCGGTCACTTTAGCGGAAGCGCCGATTGCCCAAGAAGTGGCGGATGCATGGATTGCGAGCGGTGAGGAGCTGAAAATGTCAGCGGGTTGGAGCTGCTATTGCTGGTTATTAGGAAATCGCAAGGATAACGAATTTTCAGAGAGCAAGTTGGCCAACATGCTCGAAGTGGTGAAAACGACCATTCATAATGCGCCAGAACGGACTAAATCTGCGATGAATAATTTTCTCTACACTGTGGCCATTTCCTATGTGCCACTTCACGACCTGGCTGTTGAAACGGCACAGGCTATTGGTCCAGTAGAAATGAAGCGAGATAACAAAAAAAGCACGACACTCCACGCATATGAAAATATCCAAAAGGAAGTAGAACGAGGACGAGTGGGATTTAAACGTAAATATGTAAGATGTTAA
- a CDS encoding DUF1697 domain-containing protein codes for MTQYVALLRGINVGGHNKLKMAELREALIPLGLQNIRTYIQSGNILFESSESEVRLQQQIQETIQTAFNISSIVMIRTAEELLAIVKNCPFSPQDIADASATATGESLHVALLPMAPMEENGAKLVAYESEKERCIINGRDVYLLFYDSIRNAKLSQQLPKLEVPATVRNWKTMMKLAAMVDQ; via the coding sequence ATGACGCAGTATGTAGCACTTTTAAGAGGCATTAATGTAGGTGGGCACAATAAATTGAAAATGGCTGAATTAAGAGAAGCTCTTATACCACTAGGCCTGCAAAATATACGGACTTATATTCAAAGTGGCAATATATTATTTGAATCAAGTGAATCGGAGGTACGCTTACAGCAGCAAATTCAAGAAACCATCCAAACAGCTTTCAATATCTCAAGTATCGTGATGATTAGAACTGCCGAAGAACTGCTAGCCATCGTAAAAAACTGTCCGTTTTCACCGCAAGACATAGCGGATGCAAGTGCTACAGCAACAGGGGAAAGTCTCCATGTCGCCTTACTGCCAATGGCACCTATGGAAGAGAATGGTGCTAAATTAGTAGCATATGAAAGTGAAAAAGAGCGTTGTATCATCAATGGCAGAGATGTCTATCTGTTATTTTACGATAGCATCCGTAATGCCAAGCTTAGTCAACAGCTGCCTAAACTGGAAGTACCAGCAACTGTTCGCAATTGGAAAACGATGATGAAGCTCGCTGCTATGGTGGATCAGTAA
- a CDS encoding VOC family protein: protein MKIAASPLTKKVNNVFIHVRDLHQSAEWYSQLLGLPYSQEKVVSPVYNLPVTSETGITLDDHTFDPGFKLQPSKHVLFNFYTNNIDDAYQYIKDKGIPIVREIERFDDFAYFNIQDLDGNILMICDG, encoded by the coding sequence ATGAAAATTGCAGCGTCCCCTCTTACTAAAAAAGTAAATAATGTTTTTATTCATGTCCGAGATTTACATCAATCAGCAGAGTGGTATAGTCAGCTTCTCGGTCTGCCCTATTCTCAAGAAAAGGTAGTATCTCCTGTTTACAATCTACCCGTTACCTCAGAAACAGGTATTACCCTAGATGATCACACATTTGATCCGGGCTTTAAGCTTCAGCCATCAAAACATGTGTTATTTAACTTCTACACCAATAATATTGACGATGCCTATCAATATATCAAAGACAAAGGCATTCCAATTGTTCGTGAAATAGAACGTTTTGATGACTTTGCTTACTTCAACATTCAAGATTTAGATGGGAATATTTTAATGATTTGTGATGGTTAA
- a CDS encoding NUDIX hydrolase, with amino-acid sequence MGYIMDLRREVGTKPLIMVGASVLIFNENIELLLQHRKDNACWGLIGGSMELGETLEEVAIREMYEESGLIPTDLELLNVFSGQEFYYQYPHGDEVFNVIAAYECRSFSGELKYDEEEAIAIAFFPLDQLPKKMSPPDQQVINDYLHKK; translated from the coding sequence ATGGGCTACATCATGGATTTACGTCGGGAGGTCGGCACGAAGCCACTGATCATGGTAGGCGCAAGTGTCCTCATTTTCAATGAAAACATCGAGCTACTTCTACAGCATCGTAAGGATAATGCGTGCTGGGGACTAATTGGTGGTTCGATGGAATTGGGAGAAACACTTGAAGAGGTGGCCATCCGGGAAATGTATGAAGAGAGTGGACTCATTCCTACTGACTTAGAGCTCTTAAACGTATTTTCTGGTCAGGAATTTTATTATCAATATCCACATGGGGATGAAGTTTTTAATGTCATTGCGGCATATGAATGTCGTAGCTTTTCAGGTGAATTAAAGTATGATGAAGAAGAAGCAATAGCGATAGCATTTTTTCCACTGGATCAGCTGCCTAAGAAGATGAGCCCGCCAGATCAACAAGTCATAAATGATTATCTTCATAAAAAATAA
- a CDS encoding aminoglycoside phosphotransferase family protein, giving the protein MRLVDIMNQLPSLHGFTHMTKVNKGYSPDDKYLITVGETRYFVRLSDLVHHEKRQKEFTLLQDLAKQGVHTHKAIDYTVLREANLSAMVVSFLEGSPADETIHQLSDSEQYQLGLAAGKQLSAIHRVNPPQNMNWEASQRKKFFTYFKAYQQDSYHLPQETKLVSFIDAHLPLLKHRPITLLHDDFHLGHIICKDQTFNGIIDFNGFDVGDPYHDFYNLALFSRRHSIPFCIGQINGYFPSAPDETFWQLYALYAAMTVFSTIVWTRQYDPPSFDDALERIQLILQDHDHFSWTKPIWYTDDYPLPNNANIF; this is encoded by the coding sequence ATGCGTTTAGTAGATATTATGAATCAATTACCAAGCTTACACGGTTTTACGCACATGACAAAAGTCAACAAAGGCTATTCACCTGATGACAAATATCTCATAACCGTTGGGGAAACGCGTTATTTCGTACGATTATCAGACCTTGTGCATCACGAAAAACGCCAAAAGGAATTTACATTGCTACAAGACCTAGCAAAACAAGGTGTTCATACGCATAAAGCGATTGACTATACGGTGCTTCGTGAGGCCAATTTATCCGCAATGGTCGTCAGTTTTTTGGAAGGCTCCCCTGCAGATGAGACTATCCATCAACTCTCTGACTCCGAGCAATATCAGCTTGGGCTAGCTGCTGGGAAACAATTAAGCGCTATTCATCGAGTGAATCCCCCTCAAAACATGAATTGGGAGGCATCACAGCGAAAGAAATTCTTTACTTATTTTAAGGCATACCAACAGGACTCCTATCATCTTCCACAGGAAACTAAACTTGTGAGCTTTATTGATGCCCATTTGCCACTTTTAAAGCACCGTCCCATTACTCTACTTCATGATGATTTCCATCTTGGTCACATCATTTGTAAAGACCAGACGTTCAATGGGATTATCGATTTTAATGGCTTTGATGTGGGCGATCCCTATCATGATTTTTATAACCTCGCCTTATTTAGTAGACGACATAGCATCCCCTTTTGTATAGGGCAAATCAATGGCTACTTCCCCTCTGCTCCAGACGAGACTTTTTGGCAACTCTATGCCTTATATGCTGCAATGACTGTTTTTTCAACCATTGTGTGGACACGTCAATATGACCCACCATCCTTTGACGACGCCTTAGAGAGAATTCAGCTAATTTTACAGGATCATGATCACTTTTCATGGACGAAGCCAATATGGTATACGGATGATTATCCGCTCCCTAATAATGCTAATATTTTTTGA
- a CDS encoding integrase has product MTKEKELYDVIYAVIQAVGMTVTIKQDHSGINMSYNFIGDYVGFDAKRLIEARNELKLPISLEVYVKTMTLHELGHAMDREALQASLPRTIEIFTMKKQYSLKEIYRQEHLLTMMLEEHEMNIQFEQTAWDNARALNHIHQFVSETEFDNIMQHSLATYKTLYEQDVQAYHHLLNQQVVQLA; this is encoded by the coding sequence ATGACAAAAGAAAAAGAACTATATGATGTAATCTACGCCGTCATACAGGCTGTTGGCATGACGGTGACGATAAAACAAGACCATTCGGGTATTAATATGAGTTACAATTTCATTGGGGATTATGTAGGATTTGATGCAAAACGATTAATAGAAGCGAGAAATGAGCTAAAGCTGCCAATTTCACTTGAGGTGTATGTAAAAACAATGACCTTACATGAACTAGGGCATGCGATGGATCGTGAGGCATTACAAGCATCACTACCACGCACAATTGAAATTTTTACGATGAAAAAACAATATTCCTTAAAGGAGATTTATCGTCAGGAGCATCTATTAACGATGATGCTTGAAGAACACGAAATGAATATTCAATTTGAGCAAACAGCATGGGATAACGCAAGAGCTCTTAACCATATACACCAGTTCGTATCGGAAACAGAGTTTGACAATATAATGCAGCATAGCCTTGCAACATATAAGACATTATATGAGCAAGATGTGCAAGCCTATCACCATCTTTTGAACCAGCAGGTTGTTCAATTAGCATAG
- a CDS encoding threonine aldolase family protein, translated as MIRFENDYAEGAHPKILEQLVATNEEQSPGYGMDEHSEKARAYIKKAIADEQADIHFLVGGTQTNTTVIASILRPHQGVIAATTGHIAVHETGAIEATGHKVLTLPSDDGKLTATQVKACIEGHWQDSTHEHMVQPGIVYISHPTENGTTYSKAELTALSDVCREYGLPLFLDGARLGYGLVAQDSDLSLAEIAKLCDVFYIGGTKMGALFGEAVVIVNPAYQKDFRYMIKQRGGLLAKGRLLGIQFETLFEDQLYMDISHHAVDMAMLIRQAFIDKGFDLRYDSKTNQQFPILPNSLLATLGESYSFSIWEAFDDQHTVVRFCTSWATKKENVDRLIEDIQQLA; from the coding sequence ATGATACGATTTGAAAACGATTATGCGGAAGGCGCACATCCAAAAATTTTAGAGCAATTAGTAGCAACGAATGAAGAGCAATCACCAGGCTATGGGATGGATGAGCATTCGGAAAAAGCACGTGCCTATATTAAAAAAGCCATTGCAGACGAGCAGGCAGACATCCACTTTTTAGTTGGAGGAACGCAAACGAATACTACTGTGATCGCCTCTATCCTGCGTCCACATCAAGGGGTAATTGCAGCAACAACGGGTCATATTGCGGTACATGAAACAGGGGCAATCGAAGCGACTGGTCATAAAGTTTTGACATTGCCAAGTGATGATGGCAAGTTAACGGCTACACAGGTGAAAGCATGCATCGAAGGACATTGGCAAGACAGCACACATGAGCATATGGTGCAGCCAGGCATCGTGTACATATCACATCCTACGGAAAATGGCACGACATATAGTAAAGCAGAATTAACGGCTTTAAGCGACGTTTGTCGAGAGTATGGTCTGCCGTTGTTCTTAGATGGAGCCCGTTTAGGCTATGGACTTGTGGCGCAAGATAGCGATTTATCTTTAGCAGAGATCGCCAAGCTTTGTGATGTATTTTATATTGGTGGCACGAAAATGGGGGCATTGTTTGGCGAAGCCGTGGTGATTGTCAATCCCGCATACCAAAAGGATTTCCGCTACATGATCAAACAAAGGGGAGGGCTGCTTGCCAAAGGTCGCTTATTAGGCATTCAGTTTGAAACTTTATTTGAAGATCAACTTTATATGGATATTTCCCATCATGCTGTTGACATGGCGATGCTAATTCGCCAGGCATTTATCGACAAAGGTTTTGACCTGCGCTATGATTCAAAAACTAATCAGCAATTTCCGATTTTACCGAACAGCTTGCTCGCAACACTAGGCGAAAGTTACTCCTTCTCCATTTGGGAAGCATTCGATGATCAACACACCGTTGTTCGCTTTTGCACAAGCTGGGCTACTAAAAAGGAGAATGTGGATCGTTTGATCGAGGACATTCAACAATTAGCCTAA
- a CDS encoding copper amine oxidase N-terminal domain-containing protein → MKKLVLFLAMLTLFFATTSIADAHPGRLDSNGGHNCSEKSKAKGLCSGYHYHNGNGSNQGGSSSGGQSNYTQTPVVTVAPALTKVAVYLNNEKQNYTPGAYMKNGTTLVPMKAIFESLGATVSYDSATKKVTAVKDSKKIVIGVGNKKAYVDANGTSSTITLSHPAEIYQGTTMVPLRFVSQALGANVTFDEAALIVYISTK, encoded by the coding sequence ATGAAAAAATTAGTATTATTTTTAGCGATGCTGACATTGTTTTTCGCTACAACCTCTATAGCGGACGCTCATCCTGGACGTCTAGATAGTAATGGCGGTCACAACTGTTCAGAAAAATCAAAGGCAAAGGGTCTTTGTTCAGGCTACCATTATCATAATGGCAATGGCAGCAATCAAGGTGGATCTTCTTCAGGCGGACAAAGCAACTATACGCAGACACCTGTAGTAACTGTTGCTCCTGCATTGACAAAAGTGGCGGTTTATTTGAATAATGAAAAACAAAATTATACGCCAGGTGCTTATATGAAAAATGGTACAACCCTCGTGCCAATGAAGGCTATTTTTGAATCGCTTGGGGCAACGGTTTCCTATGATAGTGCCACAAAAAAAGTGACGGCAGTAAAGGACAGTAAAAAAATTGTGATTGGTGTGGGGAATAAAAAAGCTTATGTTGATGCAAATGGTACTTCATCAACAATCACGCTTAGCCATCCTGCTGAAATTTATCAAGGAACAACAATGGTGCCTTTACGATTTGTTAGTCAGGCTCTTGGCGCAAACGTAACATTTGATGAGGCAGCATTGATTGTTTATATCTCAACAAAATAA
- a CDS encoding KGG domain-containing protein, with the protein MANKQNNRNRNNNENMTVEEAGRKGGEATSRNHDRDFYEEIGRKGGEATSKNHGQEFYQEIGRKGGEATAENHGEEFYEEIGRKGGEATSKNHDDDFYEEIGRKGGEARSKQRSDNSNGNRRNNDNN; encoded by the coding sequence ATGGCTAACAAGCAAAACAATCGCAACAGAAACAACAATGAAAACATGACTGTCGAAGAAGCGGGACGTAAAGGCGGAGAAGCTACCTCCAGAAATCATGATCGTGATTTTTATGAAGAGATTGGACGTAAAGGCGGAGAAGCTACGTCTAAAAATCACGGTCAAGAATTTTATCAGGAAATTGGACGCAAGGGTGGGGAAGCTACGGCTGAAAACCACGGCGAAGAATTTTATGAAGAAATTGGACGCAAAGGCGGAGAAGCTACCTCAAAAAATCACGACGACGATTTTTATGAGGAAATAGGCCGTAAAGGTGGAGAAGCTCGCAGTAAGCAGCGTAGTGATAACTCCAACGGTAACCGTCGTAATAACGATAACAACTAA
- a CDS encoding DnaD domain protein — MIYRVAKKGNFVVLDKEFLNDDQLSWKAKGLLAYMLSLPDDWSFSLSDLATRSKCGREATASIMDELIEAGYLQKAQKRTKDGKFGKVEFFVFEAPTCAAMPSTGYPSTVTPQTEKPTLLKNKLLNNQLLKNKDHDDKKPMSTASHFYVQQGFGSQCAYITSKIHYWLTIFSEEMVVHAMKLAVEHNVLRWSYVEKILQNWFNNKIKSLADIAIDQQHFQARKQQVQPKKAKRRREIIPKWFHQRHEEDPPSNQQPAIDFEAERQKILALLGSG, encoded by the coding sequence ATGATTTATCGCGTAGCGAAAAAGGGGAATTTTGTTGTATTGGACAAAGAATTTTTAAATGATGACCAATTAAGCTGGAAAGCAAAGGGGTTACTTGCCTATATGCTGTCTTTGCCAGATGATTGGTCTTTTAGCCTTTCAGATTTAGCGACACGAAGTAAATGTGGGCGAGAAGCGACAGCGAGTATTATGGATGAACTGATAGAGGCGGGCTATTTACAAAAAGCACAAAAAAGAACAAAGGATGGTAAGTTTGGCAAGGTGGAATTTTTCGTCTTTGAAGCGCCAACATGTGCTGCCATGCCGTCAACGGGATATCCGTCAACGGTAACACCGCAAACGGAAAAGCCGACACTACTAAAGAATAAGTTACTAAATAACCAATTACTAAAAAATAAAGATCATGATGATAAGAAACCTATGTCCACTGCCTCTCACTTTTATGTGCAACAAGGCTTTGGCTCTCAATGCGCCTATATCACGAGTAAAATTCATTATTGGCTCACTATTTTTTCGGAGGAAATGGTTGTTCATGCGATGAAGCTAGCTGTGGAACACAATGTTTTACGCTGGAGTTATGTAGAAAAAATCCTGCAAAATTGGTTTAATAACAAAATAAAAAGTCTGGCAGATATCGCAATCGATCAACAGCATTTTCAAGCACGTAAGCAACAGGTGCAGCCGAAGAAAGCTAAAAGACGTCGAGAAATCATTCCAAAGTGGTTTCATCAGCGTCATGAAGAAGACCCTCCAAGTAATCAGCAGCCAGCTATTGATTTTGAAGCAGAACGTCAAAAAATATTAGCATTATTAGGGAGCGGATAA
- a CDS encoding N-acetylmuramoyl-L-alanine amidase has translation MSYVIEKQMMSGLPNQALVAVKYVVAHESGNSSNTGPYALENEIAYMNKNKANAFVSHWVGGGGRIVQVAPVNRVQYGCGPKGNPYSYAQVELARTSDKEQFKKDYAAYIWLLRKLAIEAGIPTVLDGSGNGIKSHRWIADNLGGTTHSDPFDYLKSMGITEAQFQQDIKNGLEEGLTVSQYNELKQEIEALKSLLAEKASLQSSRDVGAAHKEAWEWAVNEGIIRGDGSKNMNPAGVLTREQMATMLKRYYDKFIATN, from the coding sequence ATGAGTTATGTTATTGAGAAACAAATGATGTCAGGGTTACCTAATCAGGCGCTTGTGGCAGTAAAATACGTTGTGGCACATGAATCAGGGAATAGCAGTAATACAGGGCCATACGCATTGGAAAATGAGATTGCCTATATGAATAAAAATAAAGCCAATGCCTTCGTATCTCACTGGGTAGGCGGTGGTGGACGAATCGTACAAGTAGCCCCAGTGAATCGGGTACAATATGGCTGCGGTCCGAAAGGCAATCCGTATAGCTATGCCCAGGTCGAGCTGGCGCGGACGTCTGACAAGGAACAATTTAAAAAGGATTATGCGGCATATATATGGCTGTTACGTAAACTAGCCATCGAGGCAGGTATTCCTACTGTATTAGATGGAAGTGGTAATGGCATTAAGTCCCATCGTTGGATTGCCGACAATTTGGGTGGAACCACACATTCAGATCCTTTTGACTATTTAAAAAGCATGGGGATTACAGAAGCACAGTTCCAGCAAGACATTAAAAATGGACTTGAGGAGGGATTAACCGTGTCACAATATAATGAGCTGAAACAGGAAATCGAAGCGCTAAAAAGCTTGTTGGCTGAAAAAGCAAGTTTACAATCAAGCAGGGATGTAGGCGCAGCCCATAAAGAGGCGTGGGAATGGGCTGTTAATGAGGGCATCATCCGTGGGGATGGCAGTAAGAATATGAACCCAGCCGGCGTCCTCACGCGTGAGCAAATGGCGACCATGCTCAAGCGGTATTACGATAAATTTATAGCAACCAATTAA